A genomic segment from Luteolibacter ambystomatis encodes:
- the rlmN gene encoding 23S rRNA (adenine(2503)-C(2))-methyltransferase RlmN — MSAAAPRSLHDLGLSGIERVLEEAGVLPHHAKALWKALQREGELDLASRDFSPPLKRWIEEHVGEGKAFFLDAPEVTEEIRSSDGLTRKYLLKLRDGQTIETVLMGYDGRHTVCVSTQAGCAMGCVFCATGQMGFVRHLRPGEIVAQVLHVRRVLATDMPDRKLRNMVMMGMGEPLHNYDSVMQALDIISNVRGISLGPSKISVSTVGVIPNILRLAEEDRPYNLAVSLHGATEEQRSALIPVSRKWNLADLVDACRRYGAMTGRRIFFGWTLIAGKNDSPEQARQLAELLKGIDAHVNLIPLNPTQGYEGAASANKAGIVFQRILRDAGFPCTFRQRRGIDVAAGCGQLKAEKKRMAG, encoded by the coding sequence ATGAGCGCAGCCGCCCCACGATCCCTCCACGACCTCGGGCTCTCCGGGATCGAGCGGGTCCTGGAAGAGGCAGGCGTGCTCCCCCACCACGCGAAGGCCCTGTGGAAAGCCCTCCAGCGCGAGGGCGAACTGGATCTGGCGTCCCGTGACTTTTCACCACCGCTGAAGCGCTGGATCGAGGAGCATGTCGGCGAGGGCAAAGCGTTCTTCCTCGATGCGCCGGAAGTCACCGAGGAGATCCGCAGCAGCGATGGTCTGACGCGGAAATACCTTCTCAAGCTGCGCGACGGTCAGACGATCGAAACCGTGCTGATGGGCTACGACGGCCGCCACACGGTCTGCGTGAGCACCCAGGCGGGCTGCGCGATGGGTTGCGTTTTCTGCGCCACCGGGCAGATGGGCTTCGTCCGCCACCTGCGCCCCGGCGAGATCGTCGCGCAGGTCCTTCATGTCCGCCGCGTGCTCGCCACGGACATGCCGGACCGGAAGCTCCGCAACATGGTCATGATGGGCATGGGTGAGCCGCTACACAACTACGACTCGGTGATGCAGGCTCTGGACATCATCTCGAATGTCCGCGGCATCAGCCTGGGTCCCAGCAAGATCTCCGTGAGCACCGTGGGTGTGATCCCGAACATCCTGCGCCTCGCCGAGGAAGACCGCCCCTACAATCTCGCGGTGAGCCTTCATGGTGCGACCGAGGAGCAACGCTCGGCGCTCATTCCCGTCAGTAGAAAGTGGAACCTCGCCGATCTGGTGGATGCGTGCCGCCGCTACGGAGCGATGACCGGCCGCCGCATTTTCTTCGGCTGGACGCTCATCGCCGGAAAGAACGATTCCCCGGAACAAGCCCGCCAGCTCGCGGAACTGCTCAAGGGCATCGACGCCCACGTGAACCTCATCCCGCTCAACCCCACGCAGGGCTACGAGGGGGCGGCCAGCGCCAACAAGGCGGGCATCGTCTTCCAGCGCATCCTGCGGGATGCCGGCTTCCCCTGCACTTTCCGCCAGCGCCGTGGCATCGACGTGGCCGCAGGCTGCGGGCAACTCAAGGCGGAGAAGAAACGGATGGCGGGGTGA
- a CDS encoding Rieske (2Fe-2S) protein, translated as MDSVSSNSRRVMLKRFILGSVSSMVAPAWVGRVLAEVSEPMAGPAQIRLKLVDFPVLQAAGGSVQVEFSQISKPFTLNRVSAAEFVALDSRCTHAGCTVGKYVVADGRMRCPCHGSRYDIRGRVFRDAEGNSTEPAPRDIERFASSYDPVTQMVAITIPGLGFGIRSISVQPPGRMKLRFSASAFSKYEILYSETLNGTFTRVSFATTPTGAANQTSIQTTADGIVPLEVYVDASGPKGFYVVSLVLKEV; from the coding sequence ATGGACTCCGTTTCCTCAAATTCGCGGCGCGTGATGCTCAAGCGCTTCATTCTCGGCAGTGTCTCCTCGATGGTCGCACCGGCATGGGTTGGCCGGGTGCTGGCGGAGGTATCGGAACCGATGGCAGGGCCCGCCCAGATCCGGTTGAAGCTGGTGGATTTCCCGGTCTTGCAAGCCGCGGGTGGATCGGTGCAGGTGGAGTTCAGCCAGATCTCGAAGCCCTTCACCTTGAACCGGGTCTCGGCCGCGGAGTTCGTGGCACTCGATTCGCGTTGCACCCATGCCGGATGTACGGTGGGGAAGTATGTGGTGGCGGACGGCCGCATGCGCTGTCCCTGCCACGGTTCCCGCTATGACATCCGCGGTCGTGTCTTCCGCGATGCGGAAGGCAACTCCACCGAACCCGCGCCGCGGGACATCGAGCGCTTCGCCTCTTCCTATGATCCTGTCACGCAAATGGTGGCGATCACGATCCCGGGTCTCGGGTTCGGCATCCGCTCCATCAGCGTCCAGCCGCCCGGCCGGATGAAACTACGGTTCTCCGCCAGCGCCTTCTCGAAGTACGAAATCCTTTATTCGGAGACGCTGAACGGAACCTTCACGCGTGTATCATTCGCGACCACCCCCACCGGTGCCGCGAACCAGACCTCCATCCAGACCACGGCGGACGGCATCGTGCCGCTGGAGGTCTATGTCGATGCTTCCGGGCCGAAGGGCTTCTACGTGGTTTCGCTGGTTCTCAAGGAGGTGTGA
- a CDS encoding LytTR family transcriptional regulator DNA-binding domain-containing protein has protein sequence MLWRQLALIAASHPAEPAVDLALSCLGSCHRVDRVWIVRYNEPLTHFWNTHEWTRDGVSQHVEDLQAASVDMIRWMQKPLMAGKIVPNPDTELLPRQARAYQAELRRQRIRSSINVPLHHEGRLRGIFGYDMVRRKVAWSASMQACLTDAAAYVAALLYSRGGDVPAPASQPSPRVLHIRSGGIVVSVERDDLVLIEADGDYTHLHFASRPRFTELRSLKSWESQLPEEEFLRISQRHLIRRARIRRLDRSAADGWRLHLHDWSLPLAVGRTYRHRVRQHLGF, from the coding sequence ATGCTCTGGAGGCAGCTTGCTTTGATCGCCGCCAGCCATCCGGCGGAGCCTGCCGTGGATCTGGCCCTCTCCTGTCTGGGCTCCTGCCATCGCGTGGACCGCGTGTGGATCGTGCGTTACAACGAGCCGCTGACCCACTTCTGGAACACCCATGAATGGACCCGGGACGGGGTTTCCCAGCACGTGGAGGACCTGCAGGCGGCTTCCGTGGACATGATCCGGTGGATGCAGAAACCCTTGATGGCCGGGAAGATCGTGCCGAATCCGGATACCGAGCTGCTGCCGCGGCAGGCCCGTGCCTACCAGGCGGAACTCCGCCGCCAGCGCATCCGTTCCAGCATCAACGTCCCCCTGCATCATGAGGGCAGGCTGCGCGGAATTTTCGGCTACGACATGGTCCGCCGCAAGGTCGCATGGAGTGCCTCCATGCAGGCGTGTCTAACAGATGCGGCGGCGTATGTCGCGGCCCTGCTTTATTCCCGCGGCGGAGATGTGCCTGCTCCGGCGTCTCAGCCGTCTCCGAGGGTTCTTCACATCCGCAGCGGCGGGATCGTGGTGTCCGTGGAGCGGGATGATCTCGTGCTGATCGAGGCGGATGGGGATTACACGCATCTTCATTTCGCAAGCCGTCCGCGGTTCACCGAACTGCGCAGCCTCAAGTCCTGGGAGTCCCAGTTGCCGGAGGAGGAGTTTCTCCGCATCAGCCAGCGCCATCTCATCCGCCGCGCCCGCATCCGGCGGCTCGACCGATCTGCCGCGGATGGATGGCGGCTGCACCTGCACGATTGGTCCCTGCCGCTCGCCGTCGGCCGGACCTACCGCCACCGTGTCCGCCAGCACCTGGGGTTTTGA
- a CDS encoding metallophosphoesterase family protein: MRLCLIADTHGKHDYLLLPEADLLIHCGDMCEYSDPRPDPLGEMDDWFKAAPAKDVICIAGNHDRSLERRSPGSSPPFPHATYLEDSATTIGGLIVYGSPWCPNLPGFAFYATDDELREHWRKIPEGIDILVTHTPPHGILDTPSRSRRHLGCPILLEELKRIRPRLHVFGHVHAGYGRKQSGDTLFVNAASFSTGGHEPRPPWVVEM; the protein is encoded by the coding sequence ATGCGCCTTTGCCTTATCGCTGACACCCACGGAAAGCATGACTACCTCCTGCTTCCGGAGGCGGACCTGCTGATCCATTGCGGCGACATGTGCGAGTACAGTGATCCACGCCCCGATCCGCTGGGTGAGATGGATGATTGGTTCAAGGCCGCTCCGGCGAAAGACGTGATCTGCATCGCGGGGAACCACGATCGTTCCCTCGAACGCCGGTCTCCGGGCAGCTCGCCGCCCTTTCCCCACGCGACGTATCTGGAAGATTCCGCGACCACCATCGGCGGCCTGATTGTCTACGGCTCACCCTGGTGCCCGAACCTTCCCGGTTTCGCCTTCTACGCAACCGACGATGAGCTCCGCGAGCACTGGCGGAAGATTCCGGAAGGGATCGACATCCTCGTCACCCACACGCCTCCCCACGGCATCCTGGACACGCCGTCGCGGAGCCGGAGACACCTTGGATGCCCGATCTTGTTAGAAGAACTGAAGCGCATCCGTCCGCGTCTCCACGTATTCGGGCATGTGCATGCCGGGTATGGCCGCAAGCAGAGCGGCGATACTCTGTTCGTGAACGCCGCCTCCTTTTCCACCGGCGGCCATGAGCCGCGGCCGCCATGGGTGGTGGAGATGTGA
- a CDS encoding RES family NAD+ phosphorylase produces MSVTAYRITKTKHLASAFDGEGARLYGGRWNSQGTRMVYAASSISLATLEILVHTDDVSMIMGQYSTIPIGIPEALILRVLSKDLPAGWFSPEPPSATQIFGDEWIRSGRSAVMAVPSAVTNEESNYLLNPAHPDFAALSIGQAGLLRLDTRLR; encoded by the coding sequence ATGAGCGTCACCGCTTATCGCATCACAAAGACCAAGCACCTCGCCTCGGCGTTTGATGGAGAGGGCGCAAGGCTGTATGGAGGCCGGTGGAATTCACAAGGAACCCGTATGGTTTACGCCGCCTCTTCGATCTCCCTGGCCACTTTGGAGATCCTCGTCCATACGGATGATGTTTCGATGATCATGGGACAGTACAGCACCATTCCCATTGGTATCCCCGAGGCATTGATCCTACGGGTCTTGTCGAAGGACTTGCCCGCCGGTTGGTTTTCTCCCGAACCTCCATCGGCGACCCAGATTTTTGGTGACGAATGGATACGCAGCGGCCGTTCTGCCGTGATGGCGGTTCCAAGCGCGGTGACAAACGAAGAATCGAACTATCTGTTGAATCCGGCCCATCCGGATTTCGCCGCCCTCTCCATAGGTCAGGCGGGCCTGCTCCGCCTTGATACCCGCCTGCGTTGA
- the parS gene encoding type II RES/Xre toxin-antitoxin system antitoxin: protein MTQVRIGSENQGKDFSLYFWTPGAPEAEMRAALRKKWDWVVPTHATSTGRYAILLSNLLRVYQEPEKATVDDIRGAIEKGLNKEAFNRLKIALDAPSGELSKVVRIPERTIARREIFKPDESERILRVASAFQRAIEVLGSLDTARRWFSSAKRALGGKTPMEFCDTEPGAEEVANLLGRIEHGVFS from the coding sequence ATGACGCAGGTGAGGATCGGAAGTGAAAACCAGGGGAAGGACTTTTCCCTGTACTTCTGGACGCCAGGGGCTCCGGAAGCGGAGATGCGTGCGGCGCTTCGGAAAAAATGGGACTGGGTGGTCCCAACTCATGCGACCTCCACGGGGCGCTATGCCATTCTGCTTTCGAATCTTCTCCGGGTTTATCAAGAGCCTGAAAAAGCGACGGTGGATGATATACGCGGTGCGATTGAGAAGGGATTGAACAAAGAAGCGTTCAACCGTCTCAAAATCGCCCTTGATGCTCCTTCGGGCGAACTTTCCAAGGTGGTCAGGATTCCGGAGCGTACCATTGCACGTCGGGAAATATTCAAGCCGGACGAGTCCGAGCGTATTCTTCGCGTTGCATCCGCTTTCCAGCGTGCGATTGAAGTTCTGGGTTCTCTCGATACGGCACGCCGTTGGTTCTCGAGCGCCAAAAGGGCTCTCGGAGGCAAGACGCCCATGGAATTCTGTGACACGGAACCGGGAGCGGAAGAAGTTGCCAATTTGCTCGGGCGCATTGAACACGGCGTGTTTTCATGA